A stretch of Sinimarinibacterium sp. NLF-5-8 DNA encodes these proteins:
- a CDS encoding NADP-dependent isocitrate dehydrogenase gives MSQTQPTIIYTLTDEAPRLATASLLPIVRSFASAAGVQIETRDISLAARVLAVFADYLTEDQRVSDDLAELGKLTLQADTNIIKLPNISATVAQLKAAIKELQAKGYALPEFPDLPKNDEEKQIRARYDKCIGSAVNPVLRQGNSDRRAPKAVKDYVRKFPHKMGEWSAASRTHVSHMKRGDFYNDEVSMTLDQDCDVRMELVTSNGQTTVLKPKVSLLAKDVIDSMFFSKKALLEFYEEQIEDARKTGVLFSLHVKATMLKVSHPIVFGHCVRVYYKDAFEKNAKLFDELGVNVNNGMVDLYNKIAKLPKSVQEEIRADLLACHAHRPELAMVDSDKGISNFHSPNDVIVDASMPSMIRNGGKMYGADGRLKEVKAVMPESTFARIYQEMINFCKWHGAFDPATMGSVPNVGLMAQGAEEYGSNDKTFEIAEDGIVNITNAATGEVLLSQKVEQGDIWRMCRTTDAAIRDWVKLAVTRARQSATPVVFWLDPYRPHENELIKKVKLYLKDHDLAGVDVQIMSQVRAMRYTLERVVRGLDTISATGNILRDYLTDLFPIMELGTSAKMLSIVPLLAGGGMYETGAGGSAPKHVEQLLEENHLRWDSLGEFLALAVSLEELGIKHDNGRAKLLAKALDAATGRLLEQDKSPRRKAGELDNRGSHFYLALYWAQELAQQSEDSELAARFKPLAEALATQESTIITELAQAEGHKVEIGGYYKPDPEKLNAVMRPSQTFNQVLDTL, from the coding sequence ATGAGCCAGACGCAGCCAACCATTATTTATACGCTGACTGATGAAGCCCCCCGCCTGGCGACGGCTTCCCTTTTGCCGATTGTGCGCAGCTTTGCCAGCGCGGCAGGTGTGCAAATAGAAACGCGCGATATTTCCTTGGCTGCACGTGTTTTGGCGGTTTTTGCAGACTATCTGACTGAAGATCAACGCGTTTCGGATGATCTGGCGGAGCTGGGCAAGCTGACGCTGCAGGCCGATACCAACATCATCAAGTTGCCCAACATCAGTGCCACCGTGGCGCAGCTCAAGGCGGCTATCAAAGAGTTGCAGGCCAAAGGCTATGCGCTGCCGGAGTTTCCGGATTTGCCAAAGAATGATGAAGAAAAGCAAATCCGCGCACGGTATGACAAATGTATCGGCAGTGCCGTCAATCCGGTTTTGCGTCAAGGGAACTCCGATCGGCGCGCGCCCAAGGCGGTCAAGGATTACGTGCGCAAGTTCCCCCACAAAATGGGTGAGTGGAGCGCCGCTTCGCGAACCCATGTTTCGCATATGAAGCGTGGTGACTTTTACAACGATGAAGTCTCGATGACGCTGGATCAGGACTGCGATGTGCGGATGGAACTGGTCACAAGCAATGGCCAGACCACGGTGCTCAAGCCCAAGGTCAGCCTGCTGGCCAAGGACGTGATCGACTCGATGTTCTTCAGCAAAAAAGCATTGCTGGAGTTTTATGAAGAGCAGATCGAAGATGCACGCAAGACCGGCGTGCTGTTTTCGCTGCACGTCAAGGCCACGATGCTCAAGGTTTCACATCCGATCGTGTTCGGCCATTGTGTGCGGGTCTATTACAAAGATGCTTTTGAGAAAAACGCCAAGCTGTTCGATGAGCTTGGGGTCAATGTCAACAACGGCATGGTCGATCTGTACAACAAGATTGCCAAACTGCCCAAAAGTGTCCAGGAAGAAATTCGCGCCGATTTGCTCGCCTGTCACGCCCACCGGCCTGAGCTGGCGATGGTGGACTCCGACAAGGGCATCAGCAATTTTCACTCGCCGAACGATGTCATCGTCGATGCCTCCATGCCATCGATGATCCGCAATGGCGGCAAGATGTATGGCGCTGACGGGCGCCTGAAAGAAGTCAAGGCGGTGATGCCGGAATCGACCTTTGCCCGCATCTATCAGGAAATGATCAACTTCTGCAAATGGCATGGCGCCTTCGATCCGGCAACCATGGGCTCAGTGCCCAACGTAGGGCTGATGGCGCAGGGGGCGGAAGAATACGGCTCCAACGACAAGACTTTTGAAATCGCAGAAGACGGGATCGTCAACATCACCAATGCTGCCACAGGTGAAGTGCTGCTCAGCCAAAAGGTGGAGCAAGGCGATATCTGGCGAATGTGCCGCACCACGGATGCCGCGATTCGGGACTGGGTCAAGCTCGCCGTGACGCGCGCGCGGCAATCGGCAACGCCGGTGGTGTTCTGGCTCGACCCCTATCGCCCCCATGAAAATGAGCTGATCAAAAAGGTCAAGCTCTATCTCAAGGATCACGACCTTGCCGGCGTTGATGTGCAGATCATGAGCCAGGTTCGTGCCATGCGTTACACGCTGGAACGTGTCGTGCGCGGGCTCGACACCATCAGCGCAACCGGCAACATCCTGCGCGACTACCTCACCGATCTGTTCCCGATCATGGAGCTGGGCACCAGCGCCAAGATGCTCTCCATCGTCCCTCTGCTCGCCGGCGGCGGCATGTACGAAACCGGCGCAGGCGGCTCGGCACCCAAGCACGTCGAACAACTGCTGGAAGAAAATCACTTGCGCTGGGACTCCCTGGGCGAATTTCTGGCACTCGCCGTCAGCCTCGAAGAGTTGGGCATCAAACATGACAATGGCCGGGCCAAGCTGCTTGCCAAAGCACTGGATGCCGCAACCGGGCGTCTGCTGGAACAAGACAAAAGCCCGCGGCGCAAGGCCGGAGAACTCGATAACCGGGGCAGCCATTTCTATCTGGCCCTGTACTGGGCGCAGGAACTGGCGCAACAAAGCGAAGATTCAGAACTGGCCGCGCGCTTCAAGCCGTTGGCCGAGGCGCTCGCAACCCAGGAATCGACCATCATCACCGAGCTTGCCCAGGCAGAAGGACACAAGGTTGAAATCGGCGGCTACTACAAACCCGATCCGGAAAAGCTCAATGCCGTGATGCGTCCCAGCCAGACCTTCAACCAGGTGCTGGACACACTTTGA
- a CDS encoding TerC family protein — protein sequence MHSIGTPLLWSVFSGFVIVALLVDFVALNRQGAHRVGLREAALWSLVWVAISFVFVGLLWWQLGGIGNDVTARALANEKALEFITGYLIEKALAVDNIFVFLMLFTYFAVPPELQKRALMIGILTALVLRTVLILIGAWLISQFHWILYGFGAFLLFTGVKMWRATGKAPSLDDNPALQWFKRHIRMAPDFDGEKFLTRVNGQKIATPMLVVVLLIGIVDVVFAMDSIPAIFAITNDPFIVLTSNVFAILGLRALYFLLANVHERFHLLPYGLALVLVLIGTKMLLIDLYHIPVSWSLGATAVILGATMLLSVITPPASPKAP from the coding sequence ATGCACTCCATAGGAACCCCGCTGTTGTGGTCTGTTTTTTCCGGCTTCGTCATCGTCGCCCTGCTGGTCGATTTTGTTGCCCTCAACCGTCAGGGGGCGCACCGCGTTGGCTTGCGCGAAGCAGCTCTTTGGTCACTGGTCTGGGTTGCCATCAGCTTTGTGTTTGTCGGTTTACTGTGGTGGCAGCTTGGCGGAATCGGCAACGATGTCACTGCGCGCGCGCTGGCCAATGAAAAAGCACTGGAGTTCATCACCGGCTATCTGATCGAAAAAGCGCTGGCCGTCGATAACATTTTTGTATTTTTGATGCTGTTCACCTACTTTGCAGTGCCGCCCGAGCTGCAAAAGCGCGCGCTGATGATCGGCATTCTGACCGCGCTGGTGCTGCGAACCGTGTTGATCCTGATCGGCGCCTGGCTGATCAGCCAATTTCACTGGATTTTGTATGGCTTTGGCGCTTTTCTGCTGTTCACCGGCGTCAAGATGTGGCGCGCCACCGGCAAAGCGCCCAGCCTGGACGATAATCCGGCCCTGCAATGGTTCAAGCGTCATATCCGCATGGCGCCAGACTTTGATGGCGAAAAGTTCCTGACCCGGGTCAACGGACAAAAAATTGCCACGCCCATGCTCGTGGTCGTGCTGCTGATCGGGATCGTCGATGTGGTCTTTGCCATGGACTCGATCCCCGCGATCTTTGCCATCACCAACGATCCGTTCATTGTGCTGACTTCAAACGTCTTTGCCATTCTCGGACTTCGCGCCCTGTATTTCTTGCTGGCCAACGTTCACGAACGCTTTCACCTGCTGCCTTACGGACTGGCGCTGGTGCTGGTGCTGATCGGCACCAAAATGCTGCTGATCGACCTGTATCACATCCCGGTGAGCTGGTCACTGGGCGCCACTGCCGTCATCCTCGGCGCGACGATGCTGCTGTCCGTGATCACGCCGCCCGCTTCGCCCAAAGCGCCGTAG
- a CDS encoding pseudouridine synthase translates to MIDALSQTLRVALRCQAMKTVDVCRQPPIRDGVAASAVQLPPQPAGQPWPTLLAFLCARFGHIAPDQWQQRFADGLVMDDGGAALPMTHPYRVGQRIRYYRALPPEPPIPFEAHILHQDAHLLVADKPHFLPVTPTGRYVQQSLLVRLRRQTGLADLAPLHRLDRDTAGVVLFSVAPATRAAYQALFAQRRIDKVYRAIAPYRCLPDAGLVHCSRIARGEPFFRMAEVSGPPNSETRIRCLGTDAARACYELRPISGRKHQLRVHMAALGMPIENDPLYPQLRAVAADDYRHPLQLLAAELAFDDPISGRRRVFASMRQLNALKTPDASGA, encoded by the coding sequence ATGATCGATGCATTGTCGCAAACCTTGCGCGTGGCGTTACGCTGTCAGGCTATGAAAACCGTTGATGTTTGCCGCCAGCCACCGATCCGTGATGGCGTTGCCGCCAGTGCTGTGCAGCTCCCGCCGCAGCCTGCCGGACAACCGTGGCCGACGCTGCTGGCTTTTTTATGCGCGCGCTTTGGCCACATTGCGCCTGATCAGTGGCAGCAGCGCTTTGCCGACGGCCTGGTGATGGACGACGGCGGTGCGGCGTTGCCGATGACCCATCCTTACCGTGTTGGGCAAAGGATTCGCTATTACCGAGCCTTGCCGCCGGAGCCGCCGATTCCGTTCGAGGCGCACATCCTGCATCAGGATGCGCATTTGCTGGTGGCCGATAAACCGCATTTTCTGCCGGTGACGCCAACCGGGCGTTATGTCCAGCAAAGCCTGCTGGTGCGGCTGCGCCGGCAAACCGGCCTGGCGGATCTGGCGCCGTTGCACCGGCTCGATCGGGATACCGCCGGCGTGGTGCTGTTTTCGGTTGCGCCGGCCACCCGGGCAGCCTATCAGGCGTTGTTTGCGCAGCGCCGGATCGACAAGGTTTACCGCGCCATCGCGCCATATCGGTGCTTGCCTGACGCAGGACTTGTTCATTGCAGCCGCATCGCGCGCGGCGAGCCGTTTTTTCGCATGGCCGAAGTGTCGGGGCCGCCCAACAGCGAGACCCGGATCCGCTGTCTGGGCACGGATGCCGCGCGCGCCTGCTATGAGTTGCGCCCGATCAGCGGCCGCAAGCACCAGCTGCGCGTGCACATGGCGGCCCTCGGCATGCCGATTGAAAACGATCCGCTGTATCCGCAACTGCGCGCCGTCGCTGCCGATGATTATCGCCATCCGTTGCAACTGCTTGCAGCTGAACTGGCGTTCGATGATCCGATCAGCGGCAGGCGGCGCGTATTTGCCAGCATGCGGCAGTTGAACGCTTTGAAAACGCCAGATGCAAGCGGCGCATGA
- a CDS encoding DNA-deoxyinosine glycosylase, with protein sequence MDALRIYSFAAHARADARLLILGSMPGAASLSAQQYYAHPRNSFWPIMATLCDFQADLPYPERLQQLSQHHIALWDVMATCVRSGSLDAAIRTETVVANPLGDFLSAHPWIVRIAFNGQAALTAFRRHVQPTLSAAQQRLEHIALPSTSPAHAALSVAEKCARWQAALDL encoded by the coding sequence ATGGATGCCTTGCGAATCTACAGCTTTGCCGCACACGCGCGCGCCGACGCGCGACTGCTTATTCTCGGCAGCATGCCAGGCGCCGCCTCTCTTTCAGCACAGCAGTACTACGCCCACCCCCGCAACAGCTTCTGGCCGATCATGGCAACGCTATGCGATTTTCAGGCCGACCTGCCCTACCCCGAACGTCTGCAACAGCTCAGCCAACATCACATTGCCCTCTGGGATGTGATGGCAACCTGTGTGCGCAGCGGCAGCCTGGACGCCGCAATCCGCACCGAAACGGTGGTCGCCAATCCCCTCGGGGACTTTCTGTCGGCGCACCCCTGGATCGTCCGCATTGCCTTCAATGGCCAGGCCGCCCTGACGGCATTCAGGCGCCATGTCCAGCCCACGCTGAGCGCCGCGCAGCAGCGCCTTGAACACATTGCGCTGCCCTCCACCAGCCCGGCTCACGCGGCGCTGTCCGTGGCCGAAAAATGTGCGCGATGGCAGGCTGCGCTCGACCTCTGA
- the gloA gene encoding lactoylglutathione lyase codes for MQILHTMLRVGDLDRSIAFYTEVLGMKLLRRQDYPQGQFTLAFLGYGSGNAEGGAEIELTYNYGVTAYDHGAAFGHLALAVEDAAASCDAVRSKGGKVTREAGPMQHGSTIIAFVEDPDGYKIEFIQR; via the coding sequence ATGCAAATCCTGCACACCATGCTCAGAGTCGGCGATCTGGATCGCTCGATCGCCTTTTACACCGAGGTTCTGGGCATGAAACTGCTCAGGCGCCAGGATTATCCGCAAGGCCAGTTCACCCTGGCGTTTCTCGGATACGGCAGCGGCAATGCCGAGGGTGGCGCCGAAATCGAGCTGACCTACAACTACGGTGTGACCGCCTACGACCACGGCGCCGCATTCGGGCATCTTGCACTGGCCGTCGAAGATGCCGCAGCAAGCTGCGACGCTGTGCGCAGCAAGGGCGGCAAGGTCACGCGCGAAGCCGGGCCGATGCAACACGGCAGCACGATCATTGCGTTTGTCGAAGACCCGGATGGCTACAAAATCGAATTCATCCAACGCTGA
- a CDS encoding sterol desaturase family protein → MPTPRAAAARTLRFRHEYRDNHPGRYSGKLHAAWIAGCSTALIGLCILQIVPGGWHWVMAPIAFVVANFGEWWLHKHTMHWRFEPLKTLWHRHTIEHHNFFTETHMAVDSTRDLRIVLLPPIAILGVALLHGLIGIALGALLDAQAGWAWLLGGITHYLVYEMLHLASHLPNYRWFASLPILSTVRRNHWIHHHQSLMPDYNLNLTVPLADWALDTTDLQRNFWGVLFNRYRMDCLKPEVQQRIPERSFGGDAPPTHTPHSG, encoded by the coding sequence ATGCCCACCCCACGCGCCGCCGCCGCACGAACGCTGCGCTTTCGCCACGAGTACCGCGACAATCATCCGGGACGCTACAGCGGCAAACTGCATGCCGCCTGGATTGCAGGATGCAGCACTGCATTGATCGGACTGTGCATCCTGCAAATCGTGCCCGGCGGCTGGCACTGGGTCATGGCGCCGATTGCGTTCGTCGTCGCCAATTTCGGTGAGTGGTGGCTGCACAAACACACCATGCACTGGCGCTTTGAACCGCTCAAGACGCTCTGGCACCGCCATACCATCGAGCATCACAACTTTTTTACCGAAACCCATATGGCCGTAGACAGCACGCGCGATCTGCGCATCGTCCTGCTGCCCCCCATCGCAATCTTGGGCGTGGCTCTGCTGCATGGCCTGATCGGCATCGCGCTCGGCGCATTGCTCGACGCCCAAGCGGGTTGGGCCTGGCTCCTGGGCGGCATCACCCATTATCTGGTCTACGAAATGCTGCATCTGGCCTCGCACCTGCCCAACTACCGCTGGTTTGCCTCGCTGCCGATCCTCAGCACCGTGCGCCGCAACCACTGGATTCACCACCATCAATCACTGATGCCGGACTACAACCTCAACCTCACCGTACCACTGGCCGACTGGGCGCTGGATACCACCGATTTGCAGCGCAACTTCTGGGGCGTGCTGTTCAATCGCTACCGGATGGACTGCCTCAAGCCCGAAGTTCAACAGCGCATCCCCGAACGTTCGTTCGGCGGCGATGCGCCGCCCACCCACACCCCGCATTCCGGCTGA
- a CDS encoding HlyC/CorC family transporter produces MNAPSLLLWFAVLLLSITGAGFCAIANIALLTVNRYRLDIRARKGDTRAAHAQVLLQRPNAFISALLVLRIIFNTLTALSLVMLLLSDTPSAWNILQTSLLMALALGLSETLPKALGALYPERWTLRSATPLWHATRLMRPLILISNRLTRLLLRILGVSTQEATQHSINPQELRNALAEASAMIPRRHQRMLGAILDLENATVEDVMVPRNEIFGIDLTDAWSDIRNQIIGSEHTRIPLFDGSIDHLCGVVHLRRVVRLAAEDTLKPETLTELAREPYFIPAGTPLNQQLLNFQNRRRRIGFVVDEYGDIQGLVTIEDILEEIIGQFTADPGTRIKNVYADSDGSYRVTGSVTLRNLNRGLGWKLPTQGPKTVNGLLIETLESMPQAGARAQINGYAFEVLEIRANAIRATRIWPPNAAPAPSVQAAEA; encoded by the coding sequence TTGAACGCTCCTTCACTTCTGCTCTGGTTTGCCGTCCTGCTGCTGAGCATCACCGGAGCCGGGTTCTGCGCCATCGCCAACATTGCCCTGCTCACCGTCAACCGCTATCGCCTCGACATCCGCGCGCGCAAAGGCGATACGCGCGCCGCACACGCCCAGGTTCTGCTGCAACGCCCGAATGCGTTCATCAGCGCCCTGTTGGTACTGCGCATCATTTTCAACACCCTCACCGCCCTGAGTCTGGTCATGCTCCTGCTCAGCGATACACCCTCGGCATGGAACATTCTCCAGACCAGTCTGTTGATGGCGCTGGCTCTGGGGTTATCCGAGACCCTGCCCAAGGCACTCGGTGCGCTCTACCCCGAACGCTGGACCCTGCGCAGTGCCACCCCGCTGTGGCACGCCACGCGCCTCATGCGTCCCTTGATTCTCATCAGCAACCGCCTCACCCGCCTGCTGCTGCGCATCCTCGGCGTTTCCACGCAGGAAGCCACCCAGCACAGCATCAATCCGCAAGAACTGCGCAATGCCCTGGCCGAGGCCAGCGCCATGATTCCACGCCGCCATCAGCGCATGCTTGGCGCGATTCTCGACCTCGAAAATGCAACGGTCGAAGATGTGATGGTGCCGCGCAACGAAATCTTCGGCATCGACCTGACCGACGCCTGGAGCGATATCCGCAACCAGATCATTGGCAGCGAACATACCCGCATCCCCCTGTTCGACGGCTCGATCGACCATTTATGCGGCGTTGTTCACCTGCGCCGCGTGGTACGCCTGGCCGCCGAAGACACCCTGAAACCCGAAACCCTGACCGAACTCGCGCGCGAACCGTATTTCATCCCGGCAGGAACGCCCCTGAACCAGCAGCTGCTCAATTTTCAAAACCGCCGTCGCCGCATCGGCTTCGTCGTCGATGAATACGGAGATATTCAGGGTCTGGTCACGATTGAAGACATCCTTGAAGAAATCATCGGTCAATTTACCGCCGACCCCGGCACACGCATCAAGAATGTCTACGCCGACAGCGACGGCAGCTACCGCGTCACCGGATCGGTCACCCTGCGCAACCTCAACCGGGGTCTGGGCTGGAAACTCCCCACCCAAGGGCCCAAGACGGTCAACGGCCTGCTGATTGAAACGCTCGAATCCATGCCCCAGGCCGGCGCGCGCGCGCAGATCAACGGTTATGCCTTTGAAGTCTTGGAAATCCGCGCCAACGCCATCCGCGCCACCCGCATCTGGCCACCGAATGCAGCGCCTGCGCCGTCGGTGCAGGCCGCCGAAGCATAG
- the gcvPB gene encoding aminomethyl-transferring glycine dehydrogenase subunit GcvPB — protein sequence MTAEIKSVEPLIFEHSRAGRIAHAQTPGVAVDVSSIPETLRRKARAGLPEVSELQAVRHYTRLSRLNFSIDTHFYPLGSCTMKYNPRACNTLAMLPGFLARHPLAPESHSQGFLACMYELQEMLRAATGMAAVCLTPMAGAQGEFAGVAMIRAYHQARGDEARTEIIVPDAAHGTNPATAAMLGFSVREIPTNADGDVDVDALKAAVGPQTAGIMLTNPSTFGVFERRIKEIADIVHDAGGLLYYDGANLNAILGKVRPGDMDFDVMHMNLHKTFSTPHGGGGPGAGAIGVGARLQAFMPTPVVGRDGARYRWLTRQDLPQSIGRLSAWMGNAGVLLRAYVYARLLGREGMRRVGEFATLNANYLAARMAQKGFELAFPQRRASHEFIVTLKKQKAELELTATDVAKRLLDYGYHAPTIYFPLVVPECLLIEPTETEDQATLDAFVEALVAIWDEARTDIAHVKGAPYTLPVRRLDDVRAARQLDLRYTA from the coding sequence ATGACTGCTGAAATCAAAAGCGTAGAACCGCTGATTTTTGAACACTCACGCGCGGGGCGCATCGCCCACGCACAAACGCCGGGTGTGGCGGTTGATGTTTCATCCATCCCCGAAACCCTGCGGCGCAAGGCGCGCGCGGGGCTGCCCGAGGTCTCCGAACTGCAAGCCGTGCGCCATTACACGCGGCTGTCGCGGCTGAACTTTTCCATCGACACGCATTTTTACCCGCTGGGTTCGTGCACGATGAAGTACAACCCGCGCGCCTGTAACACGCTGGCGATGCTGCCGGGCTTTTTGGCACGGCACCCGCTGGCGCCGGAATCCCATTCGCAAGGCTTTTTGGCCTGCATGTATGAGCTGCAAGAAATGCTGCGCGCCGCCACCGGCATGGCCGCCGTGTGCCTGACGCCAATGGCCGGAGCGCAGGGCGAGTTTGCGGGCGTGGCGATGATCCGCGCCTATCACCAGGCGCGCGGCGATGAGGCGCGCACCGAAATCATCGTCCCCGACGCGGCGCACGGCACCAATCCCGCCACCGCCGCCATGCTGGGCTTTAGCGTGCGCGAGATCCCCACCAACGCCGATGGTGATGTGGACGTGGACGCGCTCAAAGCCGCCGTGGGGCCGCAAACCGCCGGCATCATGCTCACCAACCCGTCCACCTTTGGCGTGTTTGAACGGCGCATCAAAGAGATTGCCGACATCGTTCACGACGCTGGCGGGCTGCTTTATTACGACGGCGCCAACCTCAACGCCATCCTCGGCAAAGTCCGCCCCGGCGATATGGACTTTGACGTGATGCACATGAACCTGCACAAAACCTTTTCCACCCCGCATGGCGGCGGCGGCCCCGGTGCCGGTGCCATTGGTGTGGGCGCGCGCTTGCAAGCGTTCATGCCAACGCCGGTGGTGGGGCGTGACGGCGCGCGCTATCGCTGGCTCACCCGCCAGGATCTGCCGCAAAGCATTGGCCGCCTGTCGGCATGGATGGGTAACGCCGGGGTGCTGCTGCGCGCCTACGTTTACGCGCGCCTGCTGGGGCGTGAAGGGATGCGCCGCGTCGGTGAATTTGCCACGCTCAATGCCAACTATCTGGCCGCGCGCATGGCACAAAAAGGCTTTGAGCTGGCCTTCCCGCAGCGCCGCGCCAGCCATGAGTTCATCGTCACCCTGAAAAAACAAAAGGCCGAACTGGAGCTCACCGCCACCGACGTCGCCAAGCGCCTGCTCGATTACGGCTACCACGCGCCAACGATTTACTTCCCGCTGGTGGTGCCGGAATGCTTGCTGATCGAGCCGACCGAAACCGAGGATCAAGCCACGCTGGATGCGTTTGTCGAGGCGCTGGTGGCGATCTGGGATGAAGCCAGAACCGACATTGCCCACGTCAAAGGCGCGCCCTACACCTTGCCGGTGCGCCGCCTGGACGACGTGCGCGCGGCGCGGCAGCTGGATTTGCGCTATACGGCGTAG
- the gcvPA gene encoding aminomethyl-transferring glycine dehydrogenase subunit GcvPA yields the protein MPFIPHTESDVRAMLDVIGAPSIDALFDEIPTELRCAALDGVPEALPEMAITRLMHARAAQDGAALNFIGAGAYEHHIPAAVWEITTRGEFYSAYTPYQAEASQGTLQVLYEFQTMMTALTGMQVSNASMYDGATALAESLLMALRANRKNKDGLVLLPQALNPFYAEVVAATTPAQGVQVQTVAFDRARGTTALDALKAFEGQAPTAVVIQQPNFFGQLEDVDAITDWAHAQGAMVIAVVNPIALALLKPPGEWGAKGADIVCGDGQPLGAPLSSGGPYFGFMTTQMAYVREMPGRIIGRTVDLDGRPGFTLTLQAREQHIRRAKAKSNICTNQGLLVTAATIHMAILGAQGLEQVASASIANTRALVAALCSIPGVARAFDGAGFHEAVITLPRPVAPVLEALAARGVLGGFDLSEHFGELGNALLVCATETKTPDDITTYRNALAALLGA from the coding sequence ATGCCGTTTATTCCTCACACTGAATCTGATGTGCGCGCGATGCTGGATGTGATTGGCGCCCCCAGTATTGATGCGCTGTTTGATGAAATCCCCACCGAGCTGCGCTGCGCTGCACTGGACGGCGTGCCAGAGGCGCTGCCGGAGATGGCGATTACGCGACTGATGCACGCGCGCGCCGCCCAGGACGGTGCGGCGCTCAACTTCATTGGCGCGGGCGCTTACGAGCATCACATTCCGGCGGCGGTGTGGGAAATCACCACGCGCGGGGAGTTTTATTCGGCGTATACCCCGTATCAGGCCGAAGCCAGTCAAGGCACGCTGCAAGTGCTGTATGAGTTTCAAACGATGATGACGGCGCTCACCGGCATGCAGGTGAGTAACGCCTCGATGTACGACGGCGCCACCGCGCTGGCCGAATCGTTGCTGATGGCATTGCGCGCCAACCGAAAGAACAAAGACGGTCTGGTGTTGCTGCCGCAGGCACTCAACCCGTTTTATGCCGAGGTGGTCGCCGCCACCACGCCGGCGCAGGGCGTGCAGGTGCAAACCGTGGCATTTGACCGCGCGCGCGGCACCACGGCGCTGGACGCGCTCAAGGCGTTTGAAGGCCAGGCGCCGACGGCAGTGGTGATTCAGCAGCCCAACTTTTTTGGGCAACTGGAAGACGTGGACGCGATCACCGATTGGGCGCATGCCCAGGGTGCAATGGTCATCGCCGTGGTCAACCCGATTGCGCTGGCCTTGCTCAAGCCGCCCGGCGAATGGGGCGCAAAAGGCGCGGATATTGTTTGCGGGGATGGGCAGCCGCTGGGTGCGCCGCTGTCCTCCGGCGGGCCGTATTTTGGCTTCATGACCACTCAAATGGCCTATGTGCGCGAAATGCCGGGGCGGATCATTGGTCGCACCGTGGATTTGGATGGCCGCCCCGGTTTTACCCTGACGCTGCAAGCGCGCGAGCAGCACATTCGTCGCGCCAAGGCCAAGTCCAACATTTGCACCAACCAGGGTTTGCTGGTCACCGCCGCCACCATTCACATGGCGATTCTGGGTGCGCAGGGTTTGGAGCAAGTGGCCAGCGCCAGCATCGCCAACACCCGCGCGCTGGTGGCGGCGCTGTGCAGCATCCCCGGTGTGGCGCGCGCGTTTGACGGCGCCGGTTTTCACGAAGCGGTGATCACGCTGCCCCGGCCCGTTGCGCCGGTTCTGGAAGCACTGGCCGCGCGCGGGGTGCTTGGCGGCTTTGATTTGTCCGAGCACTTTGGCGAGCTGGGTAACGCGCTGCTGGTTTGTGCCACCGAAACCAAAACCCCGGACGACATCACCACTTATCGCAACGCGCTGGCCGCGCTGTTGGGAGCCTGA
- the gcvH gene encoding glycine cleavage system protein GcvH, producing MSNIPAELKYVKSHEWVRVEADGTVTIGITDHAQAALGDLVFVEAPEAGRALAVDESCSVVESVKAASDVYAPIAGEVTQRNEALDAQPELLNTDPYGEGWLWKMRPAQAADVDGLLDAAAYADYLKTL from the coding sequence ATGAGCAACATTCCCGCAGAACTCAAATACGTCAAATCCCACGAATGGGTGCGCGTTGAAGCCGACGGCACCGTCACCATCGGTATCACCGATCACGCTCAGGCCGCGTTGGGTGATCTGGTGTTTGTTGAAGCCCCCGAAGCCGGGCGCGCGCTGGCGGTGGATGAGTCTTGCTCGGTGGTGGAATCGGTCAAGGCGGCGTCGGATGTGTACGCGCCGATTGCCGGTGAAGTCACCCAGCGCAACGAGGCACTGGATGCGCAGCCGGAGCTGCTCAACACCGATCCCTACGGCGAAGGCTGGCTGTGGAAAATGCGCCCGGCGCAAGCGGCGGATGTGGATGGTCTGCTCGATGCCGCCGCTTATGCCGATTATTTGAAAACCCTGTAA